A segment of the Sulfitobacter sp. D7 genome:
TGACCTGATTGGTGCCTTTAAGGGTGATATGCGCGAAAGCGACGATCAGGCGATCACGCAGGCGGAGCTGTTCGTTGATCTGCGCGCCGGGGCCTCTCTGGCGGGTGACCTTGCTCAGCCGCTGGACGCAGGGCAGATCACGCCGGGCCACATCCGTGCCGATCTGGCCGAATTGTGCCAAAGGGCGCATCCGGGCCGGAGGGATGACACAGCACGCACCGTTTTCAAATCCGCAGGCATGGCGCTTCAGGACTTGGCTGCGGCCAACCTAGCGCGCGATCACGCCATATCGGGGTAAAGCGCCAGTAGTTCCTCCGCGATATCGACGAATTTCTGCTCCGAGGGCGACAGCTTCTCTCTCGGGGCATGCACGAGATAGACATCGGCGCCGATGGCCTCGTCGGTGATCTTGAGCGGCCAGAGATCGCCGCGCCGGATGTCGTCCTGCGCGGTCATCAGCGGCAGGATGCCAACGCCAAGGCCGGCCACGATCATCCTGCGAACCTCTTCGATGTTGGTGCTCAGCCCGTTGATGCGGCTGCCCAGCCGGGTGCCTTCGCGCAGAACCGACATCGGCTCGAGCCCCATGCCTTCGGTGGCGCAGGCGAAGCTGATGAAGGGCTCGTGCCTGAGATCCCGCAGTGCCACGGTCTCCTGCCCGAAGAGCGGATGCTCGGCACCGCAGAAGACAAGGAACTCTTCTCGAAATAAGCGGATCGACGGCAGATTGACCAACGGTTTGGCCAAGAGGCAAAATCCGATCGTGCCGCGCCCCTGTTGGATCGAGCGGACGATGGACTGGCTGTTCTGGACCTCGCTTTGAAAGGCCACGGAAGGATAGCGCTGATGATAAAGCCGCAGCAACTCGTCCAACATCGGTGACACCAGATTGCTGATGATCTGATACCGGACCTGCCCCCGTTCCTCTTCTTCAGCATTTCGCACCAGAAGGCTGATCCGCTCGGCACTGTGAAAGATATCGCGGCATTCCTGAAAAATCTTGTCGCCGCGTGTCGTCAGTTCGAAATGGCGGCTGTCGCGGAAGACCAACTGGCAATCGAGTTGTGCTTCGAGCTTTTGCAGCGCATTGCTGACCGAAGGCTGGCTTAGGCCCAGCTGCCTGGCCGCCTTGGTGATGCTCTGCTCTTTCGCAATCATGTAGAACATGCGCAGCAGGTTCCAGTTCAGGTCGGATTGCGATTGGGTGATCATGGGGGCGACTCGATTTTGTTCGGGTTGGCTGAGAATGCCCTATTTTTGGTCACTGGCCACATAGTCAATGCGAATGCCTGTGATTGACAGCGCCTATGTAGCGCAACTGTGCGCTTCGCCCGCCGTCGGATAGGCTTGCCGCTCATTTAATCGGAAAGCGAAAAGCATGAGCATCACACGACTGCACCCAGGCCCGCGCATGAGCCAGGCCGTCATTCACAACAACACCGTCTACCTCGCCGGCCAAGTCGGCACCGCCGGTGCGGATGTCGCCACCCAAACCCAGGACTGCCTGAACGCCATCGACTGCCTGCTGGATCAGGCAGGCAGCAGTAAATCCAAGATGTTGCAGGTTATTATCTGGCTGGACGATATGGCAAATTTCCAAGAGATGAACGCGGTTTACGACGCATGGATTGATCCTGCCAATCCGGCCGCGCGCGCTTGTGGCGAGGCCAAGCTGGCCACGCCTGACTACAAGGTTGAATTCATCGTCACCGCGGCGGTCTGAGCACCGCATCCCGGCCCGGGGGTTATGCCTGTCATAACTCTCGGCTATTTGACCCATTAGCTCTCTCGCCGCCATCCTTTTCCTAGAAAACAGGCGACAGGACAGAGCATGACACCCCAACTCGACCTCTCGGACATCGAAACGGCGACGCTGGGCCATTTCCTTGAAACCGGCTTCATGGCGCCGTCGCTGCAGGGGCTGTTGCCCGGCCGTCGGGTATTTGGCCCGGCGCTGACCGTGCGCATACAAGGCGACGATGGCGCGATGCTCACCGATGCACTCTCTGCCGCGAAACCCGGTCAGGTCATTGTCATCGACCGTTGCGGCGATCTGCGCCATGCCTGCTGGGGCGCGGTTACCACCGCCGCCGCCAAGGCGCGCGGCGTGGTGGGCGCGGTGATTGATGGCTTTGTCACCGACCGGTCCGCCATAGAGCACGAAGACTTCCCCGTCTGGTGCCGCGGTCGCTCGCCAATCACCACCAAGCCGCGCCGGCTTGGCGGCGACTTCAACGTGACCGTGGGCTGTGGCGGTGTCTCCGTCCGGCCTGGCGACATGATCCTCGCCGACGAAAACGGCGTTGTCGTGTTGGACAAGAAACAGGCCGCAAACCACGCGGCGCGCGCCCGCAAGATGCAGGAAGACGAGGTCGGGATTCTCGAACGCCTGCGCGCGGGCGAGACACTGGCCGACATCACGCGGGGCGCAAAGCAGCCTTCCTAGAACCGGAAAACCGGCACCACCTTTCTTCACTTCACTCAACCGACAGAGAGACCCATGATTCAAACTGTATCTAGAAAACGTTTCACCGGGATGGCGGCGCTTGCCGCCAGCACAGCGCTGATGCTGGGCACGCCCGCATTGGCCGACAAGGCATCCAATACGCTCAACGTGGCCTTCGCCGCCGAACCCGAGCCGCTTGACACCTATAAGATCGCCGGTCGTCAGGGCCTGATCCTCGCGCGGCACATCTATGACGGGTTGCTTTACAAGAACCTCGACACGGGAGAGATCGTGCCCGCCTTGGCGGAATCTTGGGAATTCACCGGCCCGCTGACGATGGAGTTCACTCTGCGTCAGGGTGTGAAGTTCCACAATGGCGCCGATTTCACCGCCGCCGACGTGGTCGAAACGCTCAACACCGTGATCACCCCGGAATACGGCACCCGCTATTCGATTTCGGTCGACTGGATCGACAACGTCGAGATGCTGGGCGATTACAAGGTGCGCATCAATATGTCCAAGCCCTTTGCCGGCGCGGTCGAGATGCTGGCCGATGCGCTTCCGATCTATCCGCATGAGTTCTTTGCTGAAAACGGGTCTGCCGGGATAGCCGCCACGCCGATCGGCACCGGGCCGTACAAGCTGGTGAGCCAAGAGCCGGGCATTCGATACGAGATGGAGCGGTTCGAAGATCACTACGCTGGCAGCCCCAAGGGTGGCGCGACCATCGACAAGATCACCGTCCGTACCATCCCCGAAATGAACACCCAGTATGCCGAGCTGATGTCGGGCTCGCTTGACTGGATCTGGCGCATTCCCCCGGATCAGGCGTCGCGTCTGGAAGGCCGGGTTCAAATCATCAGCGCGCCGATCATGCGCATCGGATATGTGGGTTTTGCTCCAGAAGCGATGGCAGGCGACACGCCGATTGCCGACAAGAAGGTACGTCAGGCGCTAATCCATGCCACCAACCGAGGCGCGATTGTCGAAGCTTTCGCGGGCGGCGCCTCCGAGGTGCTGAATACCCCCTGCAACCCGGCCCAATTCGGGTGCGCGCAGGACGTTGCGGCCTATGAATACGACCCGGAGAAAGCCAAGGTTCTGTTGGCCGAAGCAGGCTATGAAGACGGCTTCGAGATGGAAATGGTGTTTGCCGCCATGCCCCGCCCGACGGCTGAGGCGGTGGCTGCGGACCTCGCGAATGTCGGCGTGACGCTGGAGTTGAACGAACAGCAATATTCCTCGGGTATCGGCAAGTGGCGCGCCAAGGAGCTTCCGGCGTTCTTTTCGAACTGGGGCAGCTACGGCATTGGCGACACGGCGTTTATCCTGTCGAACTTCTTTGGCGGCGGCGCGGACGATCTTGTGCAGGACGCCGAACTGGCTGAATGGCTGACCGAGGCCGATACCGCATCCGACCGCGAGGTGCGCGCCGAGAACTACGCCAAGGCCGTCAAGAAGGTCGCGGACGAGGCCTATTGGATGCCGATGTACAACTTCAACGTCAACTACGGGCTGTCCAACGATCTGAACTTCACCCCGCACCCCGACGAGTTCGCCCGTTGGTGGGCGGCCAGCTGGCAATAGGCTGACCCCGCCAGCGGAACAGGGCCGGGCGGACCGCTCCCCACTGTCCGGCCCCTATTAATGGAAAGACCCATGCTCTCTTTCATCTCCAAACGCTTGGCCGTGGCGCTGCTGGTCTGTTTGACCGTTTCGGCGCTGAGCTTCGGGCTGATGTTCCTGTCGGGCGACCCGGCGATTGCCATCGCGGGCTCCGGCGGCAGGGCTGAGGACGCCGAGGCGGTCCGTATCGCCTATGGCTTCGATAGGCCGCTGATTGTGCAATATCTCGATTGGATCGGCAGCGCGCTGACCGGAAATTTGGGGCAGAGCATTTATTTCAACGTGCCGGTGACCGAAATCATCGGCAACCGTGTCGGCGTCACCCTGACGTTGGGGTTCGTCTCCTTCATCGTTGCCTTGGTGATCGCCGTGCCCTTGGGCGTCGCGGCGGCGCTGAGGCCGAATGGCTGGATTGACCGCCTCGCGCTGGTGATCGCCGTCTCGGGACAGGCGATCCCGAGCTTCTGGCTGGGGCTCATGGCCATCGTCGTCTTCGGCGTCTGGTACGGCATGGTGCCGATTTCAGGTGCGGACACGTGGCAGGGCTACATCCTGCCGGTAATCGTGCTGAGCTATTACGCCATTCCAGAACTTATGCGGATCACCCGCTCGGGCATGATCGATGTGCTGGCCACAGAGTACGTCCGAGCGGCCAAAGCCAAAGGGCTGCCAATGCACTTGGTGATTTCACGCCACGCGCTGCGCAACGCGGTGCTGCCGCTGGTATCGCTGGCGGCCGTGCAACTGGGCCAGCTTCTGTCCGGGTCCATCGTGATCGAGAGCGTTTTTGCGCTGAACGGGCTGGGGCGGCTGGCTTGGGAATCGCTGCTGCGCAGTGACCTGCCGGTGATGCAGGCGATTATCCTGATCCTGTCGCTGCTCTACGTCGTTCTGACCACACTGGCCGACATTCTAAACGCTGTACTTGATCCGCGCCTGCGGGGGGCTTCCTGATGTCCGAAGTCACCATGGAAACCGCACGGCCCAGCCTTTGGCGCAAGATGCGCGGCAACACCGGGGCGCTGATTGGCGGCACGCTGCTGGCGGGGATCATTCTGATCGCGCTGTTGGCGCCGTTGCTCGCCCCGCATGACCCGATCGCGCAGGACCTGACACGCCGCCTTCTGCCGCCGTTCTGGCATGACCGTTCCGTGCCCGAACACCTTCTGGGCACCGATCACCTTGGCCGCGATTACCTGTCGCGCCTGATCTATGGCGCGCGGGTGTCTCTGGGTGTGGGGCTGGGGGTTATCCTCGTCTCGGGCGCCATCGGCATCACGCTGGGCCTTCTTGCAGGTTATTTTGGCGGCTGGATCGACATGGTTATCAGCTTTGCCATCACAACCCGGCTGTCGCTGCCCATCGTGCTGGTCGCACTGGCGGCGGTGGCACTTGGCGGCGCGTCGCTGATCACGCTGATAACGGTTCTGGGTCTGCTGCTCTGGGATCGGTTCGCCGTCGTCACCCGCGCTGCCGCACAAAGCCTTCGGCATCAGGAATTCATCATGGGCCTGCGGGCCATCGGGGCGAGCCGAACCCGCATCCTATTCCTCGAGATTCTGCCCAATATGCGCGCCACGATCCTTGTCGTCGTCTCGCTGGAGGTCGCAAACGTGATCCTTCTGGAAGCCGCGCTCTCCTTCCTCGGGCTGGGGGTGCGCCCACCGACGCCAAGCTGGGGGCTGATGATTTCCGAGGGTCGCGACAATATTCTGTTTGATCCGTGGCTGATCGCCCTTCCCGGATCGGCGCTCTGTCTGCTGGTGCTGGCTGTGAACCTCTTTGGCGACGGACTGCGCGATATAACGGGACCTGCACGGAAATGACCGAGATGATGCTTGATATTCGCAACCTGCGCGTTTCGATCCCCACCGACCGGGGCATCTTGAACGCGGTTCGCGGGGTGGATCTGCAAATTGCCAAGGGCGAGACGCTCTGCCTTGTGGGCGAGTCGGGCTGCGGCAAATCGCTGACCGCGACCTCGATCATGGGACTGCTGCCGCGCTACGCCAAGGTCACATCCGACCGCTTTCAGATGGCGGGTCAGGACCTGACCACGAGGACCGATGGCAAGCTGGCAAAGCTGCGTGGCCGTGACGTTGCGATGATCTTTCAGGATCCGACCAGCGCGCTGAACCCGACGCTGACCATCGGGCGACAGCTGACCGAAGGCGTCGTGCGCCACGAAAAGCTGAGCCGTAAGGACGCTGACACCCGCGCCATCGAGATGCTCGACCGCGTGGGCATCGCCAATCCGGCGGCGCGGCTGACGCAATATCCGCACGGGTTCTCCGGCGGCCAACGCCAGCGCATCATGATCGCTTCGGCGCTCATGGGGCGGCCCGGACTGCTGATCGCGGACGAGCCGACGACCGCGCTGGATGTAACCATTCAAGCCCAGATCTTGGCGCTTCTGGGCGAGCTGCAAAGCGATCTTGGCCTATCGCTTTTGCTAATCACGCATGATCTGGGCGTGGTCGCGGCCATCGCTGACGATGTCGCGGTGATGTACGCCGGACGCATCGCCGAACGCGCGCCCGCCGCTGACCTCTTTGCCGCGCCGCGCCACCCCTATACCCAAGGCCTACTTGCTGCGATCCCGGTGCCGGGCGTCACCCCGCGCGGGAGCGAATTGCCCGCCATTCCGGGGCGCGTGCCGGGGCTGATCGGCACAATGCAGGGCTGCGCCTTTCGCGACCGCTGCGCCCTTGCGGGACCGGGCTGCATCAATGACCCGGTGCCGCGCGTCGACACCGGTCCCGGCCATTTCGTTGAATGTGTCAAGGCAGCGGAGGTGGCAGCATGACGCCCCCCATGATCCGAATGACCAACATCCGCAAAGCCTACCGTCTGCGCCGCGGCATGTTCGCTCCGACCGAGGAGCTGGTGGCGGTCAACGACCTGTCGCTTGAGGTGTCCGAGGGCGAAACGCTTGGGCTCGTCGGCGAATCCGGTTGCGGCAAAAGCACGGCGGTCAGCATTATGCTGGGCCTGTTGCAGCCAGACCAAGGCGAGGTCGAGATCGCGGGCCAGAAGATCGGCGCCATGCCGGTGGCCGACCGCGTGCGGCTGATCCAACCGGTGTTTCAGAACCCCAATGCCTCGCTCAACCCGGTCAAGCGCATTCAGACCCTCGTCGGCCAGCCGCTGCGCCTGCACGGCGGCACAAATGTCGACGCCGAGGTCAAGCGAATGCTCGATCTGGTGGGGCTGCCCGCGCGATTGGCCGATGCCTATCCCGGCGAGCTTTCGGGCGGGCAAAGGCAGCGTGTCGCCATCGCCCGCGCGCTCATCCTCGGCCCACGTGTGCTGATCTGTGACGAGCCGACCTCGGCACTTGATGTCTCGGTACAGGCGCAGATCATCAATCTGCTGCTTTCGCTCAAGAAAGAGCTTGGCCTCACGATGGTTTTCGTCAGCCACAATCTGGCCGTGGTTGAGCATTTGGCAGACCACGTGGCTGTCATGTACCTTGGGCAAAAGATTGAAGAAGCCGGAACCGATACACTTTTCGAAAATCCCTGCCATCCCTATACACGTGCCCTTCTTGCCGCGACCTTGTTGCCGGACCCACAGGTAGGGCTGCCGGAACAAAAGCTGGGCGCGGCGGCGGCGGACCCGTTTGCCGCACGCCGCGGGTGCCTTTTCGCGCCGCGCTGTCCGGATGTGCGGGAAGGCTGCGTCAAAGGCCTGCAAGAGCTCCGGGAGTTGCGCGACACCCATGTCAGGTGCGAGCGGGCGGCATGACGTCGTGTTCCTTCTGCGGCTGAACCACGCCGGTGAGCATTTCGGCAAAGCGCTGTTTTGCTTTGCGTGCAGGAACGAGACCCGCAGCCCCGAGCCCTTCGCCAAACATAAGGGCAGGCTGCGGTAAATCGCGATCAATCGGCAGAACCTGCGCGAGGCGCTAGGCGGTAATCCCCCCACTGAAGCGGACCACCCCTGCAGGCCGGTCTTGGCAAGCTTTTTGAGCAACGCCACTCACGTAGACTTCTTCGACAGCGCGGTCGTCCCCCATGATTTGCAGCACGAACAACTCCTCCGCGAGGCTCTCGGCGCGCTCCATGCGCAGGGCCATCGCGCTTGTGGCAGATGAGTTCAAGATCACAACGTCTGCCTCTGTTCCCGATGCCAACGTACCGATTTTGTCCTCCAGACCCAGAACATTGGCGTTGCCTCGTGTCGCCCAATCGAAAGCTTGGAGCGGATGCATAGATTGCCCCTGTAGCTGCAGAACTTTATAGCCCTCCTTCAGGGTTTGGAGCATCGAATAGCTTGTGCCCGCGCCCACGTCCGTCGCAATCCCGCTCTGAACACCACGCGCAGTTAGGTTGGGATGATCAAACAGACCGCTGCCGAGAAAAAGGTTCGAAGTGGGGCAGAACACGGGATGCGCGCCGGTTTCCGCCAGCGCGTCAACCTCTCTAGGTTCGAGATGAATGGCGTGCCCTAACAGTGTGTTGTCCCGCAACAGGCCGTAGGACTGGTACACATCCAAATAATCACGCGCCTGCGGATAGAGCTCTCTGGTGAAGGCGATTTCATCTTTGTTTTCGGACAAATGCGTCTGGATGTGGCAGTCAGGATGCTCCGCACCGAGCGCCATCGCCGTTTCCATCTGCTCTGGCGATGACGTGATGCCGAACCGGGGCGTTATGACATAGCCGTTCCGGCCTTTGCCGTGCCATTCGGAGATCAACGCCTTTGTTTCATCATACCCTTTCTGCGGCGTGTCGAGAAGATCGGCTGGCGCATTGCGATCCATCAAGACCTTACCGCCCAGCATCCGCATATTGCGCCGCGTCGCTTCTGAGAAAAAAGCGTCCGCCGAGGTCTTGTGAACCGAACAATATGCGGCGGCGCTGGTCGTGCCATGCGCAACCAACTGGTCAAAGAACGCCTGTGCCATGCGGTGACTGTGGTCTTCGCAGGCAAAGCGCGTTTCTTCCGGGAAAGTGTAATTGTTGAGCCAGTCCAGCAGTTGCGAACCCCATGAGGCGATCACTTGCACCTGCGGAAAATGAATATGGGTGTCGATGAAACCTGCCATCATCAAATAGGGGCGGTGATCCGTGATCGGCACATCGGGGGCTTTGGCCAATATACTGTCGAAGGGACCACTGTCTTGAATGATGCCATCGCTGATCAACAAACCGGCATCTTCAAGGTAGGTGTAGGCTTGGGTATCAGAGCCATCTTGCGGCGCGCGGTGAAAGGTCAACAGGCGACCGCGAAGCAGTTTTTG
Coding sequences within it:
- a CDS encoding LysR family transcriptional regulator; translated protein: MITQSQSDLNWNLLRMFYMIAKEQSITKAARQLGLSQPSVSNALQKLEAQLDCQLVFRDSRHFELTTRGDKIFQECRDIFHSAERISLLVRNAEEEERGQVRYQIISNLVSPMLDELLRLYHQRYPSVAFQSEVQNSQSIVRSIQQGRGTIGFCLLAKPLVNLPSIRLFREEFLVFCGAEHPLFGQETVALRDLRHEPFISFACATEGMGLEPMSVLREGTRLGSRINGLSTNIEEVRRMIVAGLGVGILPLMTAQDDIRRGDLWPLKITDEAIGADVYLVHAPREKLSPSEQKFVDIAEELLALYPDMA
- a CDS encoding RidA family protein, with the translated sequence MSITRLHPGPRMSQAVIHNNTVYLAGQVGTAGADVATQTQDCLNAIDCLLDQAGSSKSKMLQVIIWLDDMANFQEMNAVYDAWIDPANPAARACGEAKLATPDYKVEFIVTAAV
- a CDS encoding RraA family protein → MTPQLDLSDIETATLGHFLETGFMAPSLQGLLPGRRVFGPALTVRIQGDDGAMLTDALSAAKPGQVIVIDRCGDLRHACWGAVTTAAAKARGVVGAVIDGFVTDRSAIEHEDFPVWCRGRSPITTKPRRLGGDFNVTVGCGGVSVRPGDMILADENGVVVLDKKQAANHAARARKMQEDEVGILERLRAGETLADITRGAKQPS
- a CDS encoding ABC transporter substrate-binding protein, whose product is MIQTVSRKRFTGMAALAASTALMLGTPALADKASNTLNVAFAAEPEPLDTYKIAGRQGLILARHIYDGLLYKNLDTGEIVPALAESWEFTGPLTMEFTLRQGVKFHNGADFTAADVVETLNTVITPEYGTRYSISVDWIDNVEMLGDYKVRINMSKPFAGAVEMLADALPIYPHEFFAENGSAGIAATPIGTGPYKLVSQEPGIRYEMERFEDHYAGSPKGGATIDKITVRTIPEMNTQYAELMSGSLDWIWRIPPDQASRLEGRVQIISAPIMRIGYVGFAPEAMAGDTPIADKKVRQALIHATNRGAIVEAFAGGASEVLNTPCNPAQFGCAQDVAAYEYDPEKAKVLLAEAGYEDGFEMEMVFAAMPRPTAEAVAADLANVGVTLELNEQQYSSGIGKWRAKELPAFFSNWGSYGIGDTAFILSNFFGGGADDLVQDAELAEWLTEADTASDREVRAENYAKAVKKVADEAYWMPMYNFNVNYGLSNDLNFTPHPDEFARWWAASWQ
- a CDS encoding ABC transporter permease, with the translated sequence MLSFISKRLAVALLVCLTVSALSFGLMFLSGDPAIAIAGSGGRAEDAEAVRIAYGFDRPLIVQYLDWIGSALTGNLGQSIYFNVPVTEIIGNRVGVTLTLGFVSFIVALVIAVPLGVAAALRPNGWIDRLALVIAVSGQAIPSFWLGLMAIVVFGVWYGMVPISGADTWQGYILPVIVLSYYAIPELMRITRSGMIDVLATEYVRAAKAKGLPMHLVISRHALRNAVLPLVSLAAVQLGQLLSGSIVIESVFALNGLGRLAWESLLRSDLPVMQAIILILSLLYVVLTTLADILNAVLDPRLRGAS
- a CDS encoding ABC transporter permease, which produces MSEVTMETARPSLWRKMRGNTGALIGGTLLAGIILIALLAPLLAPHDPIAQDLTRRLLPPFWHDRSVPEHLLGTDHLGRDYLSRLIYGARVSLGVGLGVILVSGAIGITLGLLAGYFGGWIDMVISFAITTRLSLPIVLVALAAVALGGASLITLITVLGLLLWDRFAVVTRAAAQSLRHQEFIMGLRAIGASRTRILFLEILPNMRATILVVVSLEVANVILLEAALSFLGLGVRPPTPSWGLMISEGRDNILFDPWLIALPGSALCLLVLAVNLFGDGLRDITGPARK
- a CDS encoding ABC transporter ATP-binding protein: MMLDIRNLRVSIPTDRGILNAVRGVDLQIAKGETLCLVGESGCGKSLTATSIMGLLPRYAKVTSDRFQMAGQDLTTRTDGKLAKLRGRDVAMIFQDPTSALNPTLTIGRQLTEGVVRHEKLSRKDADTRAIEMLDRVGIANPAARLTQYPHGFSGGQRQRIMIASALMGRPGLLIADEPTTALDVTIQAQILALLGELQSDLGLSLLLITHDLGVVAAIADDVAVMYAGRIAERAPAADLFAAPRHPYTQGLLAAIPVPGVTPRGSELPAIPGRVPGLIGTMQGCAFRDRCALAGPGCINDPVPRVDTGPGHFVECVKAAEVAA
- a CDS encoding oligopeptide/dipeptide ABC transporter ATP-binding protein, which translates into the protein MTPPMIRMTNIRKAYRLRRGMFAPTEELVAVNDLSLEVSEGETLGLVGESGCGKSTAVSIMLGLLQPDQGEVEIAGQKIGAMPVADRVRLIQPVFQNPNASLNPVKRIQTLVGQPLRLHGGTNVDAEVKRMLDLVGLPARLADAYPGELSGGQRQRVAIARALILGPRVLICDEPTSALDVSVQAQIINLLLSLKKELGLTMVFVSHNLAVVEHLADHVAVMYLGQKIEEAGTDTLFENPCHPYTRALLAATLLPDPQVGLPEQKLGAAAADPFAARRGCLFAPRCPDVREGCVKGLQELRELRDTHVRCERAA
- the guaD gene encoding guanine deaminase; the encoded protein is MTQKLLRGRLLTFHRAPQDGSDTQAYTYLEDAGLLISDGIIQDSGPFDSILAKAPDVPITDHRPYLMMAGFIDTHIHFPQVQVIASWGSQLLDWLNNYTFPEETRFACEDHSHRMAQAFFDQLVAHGTTSAAAYCSVHKTSADAFFSEATRRNMRMLGGKVLMDRNAPADLLDTPQKGYDETKALISEWHGKGRNGYVITPRFGITSSPEQMETAMALGAEHPDCHIQTHLSENKDEIAFTRELYPQARDYLDVYQSYGLLRDNTLLGHAIHLEPREVDALAETGAHPVFCPTSNLFLGSGLFDHPNLTARGVQSGIATDVGAGTSYSMLQTLKEGYKVLQLQGQSMHPLQAFDWATRGNANVLGLEDKIGTLASGTEADVVILNSSATSAMALRMERAESLAEELFVLQIMGDDRAVEEVYVSGVAQKACQDRPAGVVRFSGGITA